One window of the Corynebacterium glutamicum ATCC 13032 genome contains the following:
- a CDS encoding ABC transporter ATP-binding protein, translating into MTNTPFPLELQNISCAFGEGPRHVSALNNVSLAVNPGELVAIMGPSGSGKSTLLNVAGLLQRATSGHVLIDGASASDLNAKRAAETRRRHIGVIFQNYNLVPTLTVGENVGLPLELDGKTDRQAVAIALAEVGLEGFDDRFPEEISGGQAQRVAIARALIGPRKILLADEPTGALDTSTGDAVLRVLRQRIDSGAAGLLVTHEPRFAAWADRTIMLRDGEIQ; encoded by the coding sequence ATGACAAACACGCCTTTCCCCCTTGAACTTCAAAACATCTCCTGCGCCTTCGGAGAAGGCCCACGCCACGTCTCCGCGCTCAACAACGTCTCGCTGGCAGTCAATCCCGGCGAACTCGTTGCCATCATGGGCCCGTCCGGCTCAGGAAAATCCACCTTGCTCAACGTCGCCGGCCTCCTGCAGCGCGCAACCTCTGGCCATGTGCTTATCGACGGTGCCAGCGCCTCAGACCTCAACGCCAAACGCGCAGCTGAAACCAGGCGTCGCCACATCGGAGTTATTTTCCAAAACTACAACCTGGTCCCCACCCTCACCGTCGGAGAAAACGTCGGTCTGCCCCTAGAACTCGACGGCAAAACCGACCGCCAGGCAGTAGCAATCGCACTCGCGGAAGTCGGCCTCGAAGGCTTCGACGACCGCTTCCCCGAAGAGATCTCCGGCGGCCAAGCCCAGCGCGTCGCCATCGCGAGAGCCCTCATCGGCCCCCGAAAAATCTTGCTTGCCGACGAACCCACCGGCGCCCTCGACACCTCCACCGGCGACGCAGTCCTCCGCGTCCTCCGCCAAAGAATCGATTCCGGTGCCGCAGGCCTCCTTGTCACCCACGAACCCCGCTTCGCCGCGTGGGCAGACCGAACAATCATGCTTAGGGATGGTGAAATCCAGTGA
- a CDS encoding PadR family transcriptional regulator gives MSIKHALLVLMLDEPTSASQLQTKFEETMGIWQLNIGQVTQTIQRLQRDGLAETAGTTVSSNGRTVDTFQPTDLGRELVAQWFESPVTVTLSERDELVTKIAIAESRGLNLIPLLDIQRNTVMAELRALNKSSRDLAETRNTQRLLVEKRIFELEAQARWLDRIEALEQ, from the coding sequence ATGTCCATAAAACATGCACTCTTGGTGCTCATGCTCGACGAACCAACCTCGGCAAGTCAGCTGCAAACCAAGTTTGAAGAAACAATGGGGATCTGGCAGCTCAATATCGGCCAAGTCACCCAAACCATCCAGCGGCTACAGCGCGACGGCCTGGCGGAAACCGCAGGCACCACCGTCAGTTCCAACGGCCGCACCGTAGATACTTTCCAGCCCACGGACTTAGGTCGCGAACTTGTCGCGCAGTGGTTCGAAAGTCCCGTCACCGTCACACTGTCCGAACGCGATGAATTAGTCACCAAAATCGCCATCGCAGAATCACGTGGCCTCAATTTGATTCCACTTTTAGACATTCAACGCAACACAGTCATGGCGGAACTACGCGCACTCAACAAATCCAGCCGCGATCTCGCCGAAACCAGAAACACCCAGCGGCTCCTCGTCGAAAAGCGAATCTTTGAACTAGAAGCCCAGGCACGTTGGCTCGACCGAATTGAAGCATTGGAGCAGTAA
- a CDS encoding M23 family metallopeptidase, with protein sequence MQKHTRGGKHRKQTTSPVTKGGVAFVAVATGAVSTAGAGGAVAAQASNQPVEVNFELTANDTTDLVAGSSAPQILSIAEFKPVVNLGDQIVKTIQYNADRIQADLDARGPSVVRPAEGSYTSGFGARWGTNHNGVDIANAIGTPILAAMDGTVIDAGPASGFGNWVRLQHEDGTITVYGHMETVEVTVGQTVKAGERIAGMGSRGFSTGSHLHFEVYPAGGGAVDPAPWLAERGITL encoded by the coding sequence TTGCAGAAGCACACTCGAGGTGGCAAGCACCGCAAGCAGACTACCTCCCCAGTAACTAAGGGTGGTGTCGCTTTTGTTGCAGTAGCTACCGGTGCCGTGTCAACTGCAGGCGCAGGCGGAGCAGTTGCTGCACAGGCTTCCAATCAGCCCGTTGAGGTCAACTTCGAGCTTACTGCAAACGACACAACTGACCTCGTGGCTGGAAGCTCCGCCCCTCAGATCCTGTCCATCGCTGAGTTCAAGCCAGTTGTGAACTTGGGCGATCAGATCGTTAAGACCATTCAGTACAACGCTGACCGCATTCAGGCTGACCTGGACGCTCGTGGCCCTTCAGTGGTTCGCCCTGCTGAAGGTTCTTACACCTCCGGCTTCGGTGCTCGTTGGGGCACCAACCACAACGGTGTGGATATCGCTAACGCAATCGGCACTCCAATCCTCGCTGCCATGGACGGCACTGTTATCGATGCAGGTCCTGCTTCCGGTTTCGGTAACTGGGTTCGCCTCCAGCACGAAGATGGCACCATCACCGTGTACGGCCACATGGAAACCGTTGAGGTGACCGTTGGTCAGACTGTTAAGGCTGGCGAGCGCATCGCAGGCATGGGTAGCCGAGGATTCTCCACCGGCTCCCACCTCCACTTCGAGGTTTACCCTGCAGGCGGTGGCGCTGTTGATCCAGCTCCTTGGCTTGCAGAGCGCGGCATTACTCTTTAA